A window from Pseudomonadota bacterium encodes these proteins:
- a CDS encoding PBP1A family penicillin-binding protein, whose translation MSPYYRRDRSQANRQRQMQERKRALARRGGGRSKGPGVLRRAARLFKVLVVLAIVGGVALLYHFHHLDGMIEEKFDRPRKWDLPSRVFSDAEYLYPGLDIKARSIASKLDRLDYRNTGQEIKGPGEYSLTDSRLLIHLHDFDYPDDPFKGFPLEVGIEGGTIRQMKRMDTGEALEIARLEPEQVASIFNEKMEDRTPVALSDVPENLVRAIILIEDERFFEHGGVDPVGIARAALANLKALRIVQGGSTLTQQLVKNFFLYPKRSFARKLNEMLIAWRIEKKHSKGEILEAYLNEIYLGQRGSASVSGVEEASRLYFGKAASQLTAGECAMIAGMIKSPSLYNPIANPEKARERRDFVLAGMRDKGFITAEEQGKAKKEKIVTPRVRTRTVVAPYFIDFLKRQLADLYPPDVLKTEGLRIFTTLDMFMQLAAERAVSQGIASLERDYATRLPREHEGGLQACLVAVQPSTGYLRALVGGRDYADTQFDRCTQAMRQPGSVFKPFVYLTAMDPARSRALFTPASLVDDTSFSVRSGGKDWSPANYDKKEHGPVTLRRALEQSYNIASAKLAIEAGLENVVKTARDAGIESELMAVPSMALGAFEVTPMEMASAYTIFPNGGIRADPVSIINVVTKEGEVLEKKSLVMKREFEAGPVFLTTSVMKGVLDSGTGAGARSRGFTAIAAGKTGTTSSYRDAWFVGFTPKLLALSWVGYDDNATMNLSGASGALPIWTKFMNEVRPNGDGDFSGPSGVILVKIDPVTGGLSDSSCPGGRFEVFIKGTEPEKTCSEIGTDASARETAPMEF comes from the coding sequence ATGTCGCCATACTACAGACGAGACAGGAGCCAGGCCAACCGCCAGCGCCAGATGCAGGAGCGCAAGCGCGCGCTCGCCAGGCGCGGCGGGGGCAGGTCAAAAGGGCCGGGCGTGCTGCGCAGGGCGGCGAGGCTCTTCAAGGTCCTCGTGGTGCTCGCGATCGTGGGCGGCGTGGCGCTCTTGTACCACTTCCATCACCTCGACGGGATGATCGAGGAGAAGTTCGACAGGCCGCGCAAATGGGACCTCCCCTCGCGAGTCTTCTCGGACGCCGAATACCTCTATCCGGGGCTGGACATAAAGGCGCGCAGCATCGCCTCCAAGCTCGACCGGCTCGACTACCGCAACACCGGCCAGGAGATAAAGGGACCGGGCGAGTACTCGCTCACCGACTCGCGCCTGCTCATCCACCTGCACGACTTCGACTACCCGGACGATCCGTTCAAGGGGTTCCCGCTAGAGGTCGGCATAGAGGGCGGCACCATCAGGCAGATGAAGAGGATGGACACCGGCGAGGCGCTGGAGATCGCGAGGCTGGAGCCGGAGCAGGTCGCCTCGATATTCAACGAGAAGATGGAGGACCGCACCCCCGTGGCCCTCTCCGACGTGCCGGAGAATCTCGTCCGGGCGATAATCCTGATCGAGGACGAGCGGTTCTTCGAGCATGGCGGCGTGGACCCGGTCGGCATCGCGCGCGCCGCGCTCGCGAACCTCAAGGCCCTGCGCATAGTGCAGGGCGGCTCCACTCTCACCCAGCAGCTCGTGAAGAACTTCTTCCTCTATCCGAAGAGGTCTTTCGCGCGAAAGCTCAACGAGATGCTCATAGCCTGGCGGATCGAGAAGAAGCACTCCAAGGGCGAGATACTCGAGGCGTATCTCAACGAGATATATCTCGGCCAGCGCGGCTCCGCCTCGGTCTCCGGCGTGGAGGAGGCCAGCCGCCTCTACTTCGGCAAGGCCGCGAGCCAGCTCACCGCAGGCGAGTGCGCGATGATAGCGGGCATGATCAAGTCGCCGAGCCTGTACAACCCGATCGCCAACCCCGAGAAGGCGAGGGAGCGGCGGGACTTCGTGCTGGCGGGCATGCGCGACAAGGGCTTCATCACCGCCGAGGAGCAGGGGAAGGCGAAGAAGGAGAAGATCGTGACCCCCAGGGTCAGGACGCGCACGGTCGTGGCGCCTTACTTCATAGACTTTTTGAAGCGGCAGCTCGCGGACCTGTACCCGCCCGACGTTCTCAAGACCGAGGGGCTGCGCATCTTCACCACGCTGGACATGTTCATGCAGCTGGCGGCCGAGCGGGCGGTTTCGCAGGGGATCGCCTCGCTGGAGAGGGACTACGCGACGAGGCTGCCCAGGGAGCACGAGGGAGGGCTGCAGGCGTGTCTGGTTGCGGTCCAGCCGTCCACCGGCTACCTTCGCGCGCTCGTCGGCGGGCGCGACTACGCCGACACCCAGTTCGACCGGTGCACCCAGGCCATGCGCCAGCCGGGCTCGGTCTTCAAGCCGTTCGTGTACCTCACGGCCATGGACCCCGCGCGCAGCAGGGCGCTGTTCACACCGGCGTCGCTCGTGGACGACACCTCGTTCAGCGTGAGATCAGGCGGCAAGGATTGGAGCCCGGCCAACTACGACAAGAAGGAGCACGGTCCGGTGACTCTGAGAAGGGCGCTCGAGCAGAGCTACAACATAGCCAGCGCGAAGCTGGCGATCGAGGCGGGGCTCGAAAACGTCGTGAAGACCGCCAGGGACGCGGGCATCGAGAGCGAGCTGATGGCGGTCCCGTCCATGGCGCTCGGCGCCTTCGAGGTCACCCCCATGGAGATGGCCAGCGCATACACGATCTTCCCCAACGGCGGCATCAGGGCGGACCCGGTCTCGATCATCAACGTGGTCACCAAGGAGGGTGAGGTCCTCGAGAAGAAGTCGCTCGTGATGAAGCGCGAGTTCGAGGCGGGGCCGGTCTTCCTCACCACGAGCGTCATGAAGGGCGTGCTCGACAGCGGGACGGGTGCCGGCGCGCGCAGCAGGGGCTTCACCGCGATCGCGGCCGGCAAGACCGGCACGACCTCGAGCTACCGCGACGCATGGTTCGTCGGGTTCACTCCCAAGCTGCTGGCGCTTTCGTGGGTGGGCTACGACGACAACGCCACGATGAACCTGAGCGGAGCCTCGGGCGCGCTGCCGATCTGGACGAAATTCATGAACGAGGTGCGGCCCAACGGCGACGGCGATTTCTCTGGTCCGTCCGGCGTCATTCTGGTAAAGATCGACCCTGTGACCGGCGGGCTTTCAGATTCCTCCTGTCCGGGCGGGAGATTCGAGGTCTTCATCAAGGGAACGGAGCCCGAAAAGACATGCAGCGAGATAGGGACCGACGCATCGGCACGGGAGACCGCTCCCATGGAGTTCTAG
- a CDS encoding tetratricopeptide repeat protein, whose protein sequence is MQRDRDRRIGTGDRSHGVLGIALALIAALSLTACPRKPPHKKLPPGARVPPREVREPATAPQMEVGPERQASERLVEKGRALMENGQCERAAALFRDAVGVDTTNGHAYYYLAVAQAELGHPDVALGLLDKAEALLAHEELWAEKIDELRRELGSRGPGEIVPSPIDQAF, encoded by the coding sequence ATGCAGCGAGATAGGGACCGACGCATCGGCACGGGAGACCGCTCCCATGGAGTTCTAGGGATCGCACTGGCCCTGATCGCCGCGCTCTCGCTGACCGCTTGCCCCAGAAAACCCCCTCACAAGAAACTCCCGCCCGGCGCGCGCGTTCCGCCGAGGGAGGTCCGCGAGCCGGCGACCGCACCTCAGATGGAGGTGGGGCCCGAGCGCCAGGCCTCGGAGAGGCTGGTCGAGAAGGGCAGGGCGCTCATGGAGAACGGGCAGTGCGAGCGCGCAGCGGCGTTGTTCAGGGACGCGGTGGGCGTGGACACGACCAACGGGCACGCCTACTACTACCTCGCCGTGGCTCAGGCGGAGCTGGGCCACCCCGACGTAGCCCTTGGGTTGCTCGACAAGGCGGAGGCGCTGCTGGCGCACGAAGAGCTCTGGGCGGAAAAAATCGACGAGTTGCGCCGGGAGCTGGGTTCGCGCGGGCCGGGCGAGATCGTCCCGTCGCCGATAGATCAGGCTTTTTAA
- a CDS encoding isoprenylcysteine carboxylmethyltransferase family protein gives MFVFRTIIWGMVFMVLSLFVGPWLATRFDASFPMLDIGMFRYAGVALIAVGAPLTLYCGAVLLLPGASRPAPYDAGGVFTVAGPYRYVRNPFMLGVLLTMWGEALIMSRIAMLAYALIITWAIHFWVLFYEEPALKDGLGHEYERYRKAVPRWFPQFKRYKG, from the coding sequence ATGTTCGTATTCCGCACGATCATCTGGGGCATGGTCTTCATGGTGCTGTCGCTCTTCGTGGGGCCGTGGCTCGCGACCCGCTTCGACGCAAGTTTCCCGATGCTGGACATCGGCATGTTCCGCTACGCGGGCGTCGCGCTCATCGCCGTCGGCGCTCCGCTGACCCTCTACTGCGGGGCGGTCCTGCTGCTGCCCGGCGCCTCCAGGCCCGCGCCCTACGACGCTGGCGGCGTCTTCACCGTGGCCGGCCCGTACAGGTACGTGCGCAATCCGTTCATGCTCGGCGTGCTGCTCACCATGTGGGGCGAGGCGCTCATCATGTCCCGGATAGCCATGTTGGCCTACGCGCTGATAATCACGTGGGCCATACACTTCTGGGTCCTCTTCTACGAGGAGCCCGCGCTGAAGGATGGATTGGGCCACGAATACGAGAGATACCGCAAGGCGGTCCCACGCTGGTTTCCGCAGTTCAAACGATACAAAGGATAA
- a CDS encoding cob(I)yrinic acid a,c-diamide adenosyltransferase, with amino-acid sequence MGIVTGAGDRRRTRLISGEEVAKSDPRIEAVGAIDELNSHMGLARAMAEKYGGRLSGQAREMRELQLELFRMAGELCCADISKQGWVEPTSVRHVESIEARIAALERSIELPRSFIVPGACDASAALDMARAVARRLERHAVRMSEDGLYDNEQGLVYLNRLSDYLFLLARAIEKAAGVPFSTKEGQ; translated from the coding sequence ATGGGCATAGTGACGGGGGCAGGCGATCGGCGCAGGACGAGGCTCATATCGGGCGAGGAGGTAGCAAAGTCGGATCCCCGCATCGAGGCGGTGGGCGCCATCGACGAGCTCAACTCCCACATGGGGCTCGCGCGCGCCATGGCCGAAAAATACGGCGGACGATTGAGCGGACAGGCCCGGGAGATGCGCGAGCTGCAGCTGGAGCTCTTCCGCATGGCGGGCGAGCTTTGCTGCGCCGACATCTCGAAGCAGGGCTGGGTCGAGCCCACCTCGGTGCGCCATGTCGAGAGCATCGAGGCAAGGATCGCGGCGCTCGAGCGCTCGATCGAGCTCCCCCGCTCATTCATCGTCCCGGGCGCGTGCGATGCCTCGGCGGCCCTGGACATGGCGCGCGCCGTGGCGCGTAGGCTGGAGAGGCACGCGGTGAGGATGTCCGAGGACGGCCTGTACGACAACGAGCAGGGGCTGGTCTACCTCAACAGGCTCTCCGACTACCTCTTTCTTCTCGCGCGCGCGATCGAGAAGGCGGCGGGCGTCCCCTTCTCCACGAAGGAGGGCCAGTGA
- a CDS encoding divalent-cation tolerance protein CutA, which translates to MTTTNRADEARSIAELVVKEGLAACVQIVPKIESIYEWDGKIHADQEHLLLIKTFEDRIGAIKKMIEEKHSYEVPEFLVVPVIDGAKDYLKWMEEGTK; encoded by the coding sequence ATGACCACCACGAACAGGGCGGACGAGGCGCGCTCCATCGCCGAGCTCGTCGTCAAGGAGGGGCTCGCCGCCTGCGTGCAGATAGTGCCGAAGATCGAGTCGATCTACGAGTGGGATGGGAAGATTCACGCGGACCAGGAGCACCTGCTGCTCATCAAGACGTTCGAGGACCGGATCGGCGCGATCAAGAAGATGATCGAGGAGAAGCACAGCTACGAGGTCCCGGAGTTCCTCGTGGTCCCTGTGATCGACGGCGCTAAGGATTACCTCAAGTGGATGGAAGAGGGCACCAAATAA
- the queG gene encoding tRNA epoxyqueuosine(34) reductase QueG, whose amino-acid sequence MKELIKKRAIEVGFALCGVTTAEPVDELAHLQGAIANGRVASMNYLARDPAARCDPRSLLAGARSVICCALAYGESGIGDRGSGTMDRESSFRSRVPGPGSRVLRARFARGAEYHAEVGRRLTLLWDAIRERAPGASAKACCDTSPILEKALAQRAGLGWIGRHTVLVNRELGSWFVLGEIVTDLELEPDSPHDDLCGDCTKCLDACPARAILSPRTLDAQKCISYLTIEAPRLEIGIGDQGSGTGRTLPCPGSRVPGPGYGCDLCQEACPYNNRGCAQ is encoded by the coding sequence ATGAAGGAGCTGATAAAGAAGAGGGCGATCGAGGTCGGTTTTGCGCTGTGCGGGGTGACCACGGCCGAGCCGGTCGATGAGCTTGCGCATCTGCAGGGGGCGATTGCAAACGGCAGGGTCGCCTCGATGAACTATCTGGCGCGCGACCCTGCGGCGCGCTGCGACCCGCGTTCGCTCCTCGCCGGCGCGCGCTCGGTGATATGCTGTGCGCTTGCGTACGGCGAATCGGGGATCGGCGACCGGGGATCGGGGACCATGGATCGGGAAAGCTCTTTCAGGTCCCGGGTCCCGGGTCCCGGGTCCCGAGTTTTGAGGGCCAGGTTCGCGCGCGGGGCCGAGTATCACGCGGAGGTGGGGCGGAGGCTTACGCTACTGTGGGATGCGATTCGAGAGCGGGCGCCCGGCGCCAGCGCGAAGGCCTGCTGCGACACGAGCCCGATTCTCGAGAAGGCCCTGGCACAGCGCGCTGGGCTGGGCTGGATCGGCAGGCACACGGTGCTGGTGAACCGCGAGCTGGGCTCGTGGTTCGTGCTGGGCGAGATCGTGACCGATCTCGAGCTCGAGCCGGACTCCCCGCACGATGATCTCTGCGGCGACTGCACAAAGTGCCTGGACGCCTGCCCTGCGCGCGCGATCCTCTCGCCGCGCACGCTCGACGCCCAGAAGTGCATCTCCTATCTCACCATAGAAGCCCCGCGCCTTGAGATTGGGATCGGGGATCAGGGATCAGGAACCGGGAGAACCCTTCCATGTCCCGGGTCCCGGGTCCCGGGTCCCGGGTACGGCTGCGACCTCTGCCAGGAGGCATGCCCTTATAACAATAGAGGATGCGCCCAATAG
- a CDS encoding DNA polymerase IV, protein MNGEGPSAWDMASPITLHSWPRGIAHIDADAFFASVEQAIHPELRGRPVITGAERGIVAAASYEAKARGVKRGVPLWEVKKVCPDCVILPSDYETYSIFSKRMFSIMRRFTPTVEEYSIDEGFLDLTGLRRLHRTGYAGIAAKIQDAIHRELGITVSAGVSLSKSLCKLCSRLRKPAGLVECGGRRIHLLLARTGLAQVWGFGPSTVALLQKHGIKSALDFVQRPEAFASKLLGKVGRELWAELRGECVYEVSAEGPAPRASISKTKTFTPPSSDRAHVWARGLRNLESACIKARRHRLAARGLALFLRTQGYDGEGAEAKVERPTASTGELVPLLRGLFDGIYREGVLYRATGVVLMDLTADMPSQFVLFDEPAHVLAGERAFAAVDEAAARFGKHAVFFADCAALGGQHGGARGLVAERKSLKLKGETERQRLAIPLLRNKATS, encoded by the coding sequence GTGAACGGGGAAGGGCCTAGCGCGTGGGACATGGCCTCGCCCATCACGCTCCACAGTTGGCCGCGCGGCATCGCGCACATCGACGCGGACGCGTTCTTCGCGTCGGTCGAGCAGGCTATCCACCCTGAGCTGCGCGGCAGGCCCGTCATCACCGGCGCGGAGCGCGGGATCGTGGCCGCGGCCTCCTACGAGGCAAAAGCGCGCGGGGTGAAGCGCGGCGTGCCGCTGTGGGAGGTGAAAAAGGTCTGCCCCGACTGCGTGATCCTGCCGTCCGACTACGAGACCTATTCGATCTTCTCGAAGCGAATGTTCTCGATCATGCGCCGCTTCACCCCTACGGTGGAGGAGTACTCGATCGACGAGGGGTTCCTCGATCTCACCGGGCTGCGCCGCCTCCATCGCACCGGGTACGCCGGCATCGCCGCTAAGATACAGGACGCGATCCACAGAGAGCTCGGCATCACCGTCTCGGCCGGCGTGTCGCTCTCGAAATCTCTCTGCAAACTGTGCTCCAGGCTCCGAAAGCCCGCCGGGCTTGTGGAATGCGGCGGCAGGAGGATACACCTGCTGCTCGCGCGCACCGGGCTTGCGCAGGTCTGGGGCTTCGGGCCCTCCACCGTTGCGCTGCTTCAGAAGCACGGCATAAAGAGCGCGCTGGACTTTGTGCAGAGGCCGGAGGCTTTTGCGTCGAAGCTGCTGGGCAAGGTCGGCCGCGAGCTGTGGGCGGAGCTGCGGGGTGAGTGCGTCTACGAGGTCTCGGCGGAGGGGCCTGCGCCGCGTGCCTCCATCTCGAAGACAAAGACCTTCACCCCTCCATCCTCCGACCGCGCGCACGTCTGGGCGCGCGGACTCAGGAACCTCGAGTCAGCGTGCATTAAGGCGCGCCGCCACCGCCTCGCGGCCCGCGGGCTCGCGCTCTTTCTGCGCACGCAGGGGTACGACGGAGAGGGCGCAGAGGCGAAGGTGGAGCGGCCCACCGCATCCACAGGCGAGCTGGTGCCGCTGCTGCGCGGGCTCTTCGACGGGATATACAGAGAGGGTGTTCTGTATCGCGCCACAGGCGTTGTGCTCATGGACCTGACCGCAGATATGCCCTCCCAGTTTGTCCTGTTCGATGAGCCGGCGCATGTCCTCGCCGGGGAGCGTGCATTCGCGGCGGTGGACGAGGCGGCCGCCAGATTCGGCAAGCACGCCGTATTCTTCGCAGACTGTGCGGCGCTCGGCGGGCAGCACGGGGGTGCGCGCGGCCTCGTTGCCGAGCGCAAGTCATTGAAATTGAAGGGTGAAACTGAGAGACAGAGGCTTGCGATCCCGCTGCTCAGAAACAAGGCAACATCTTGA